aaaagtattgtctcaataaaaaaaaaagtattgtctCAATACGAATGTcatcttttttttaaaacaagttaATCTGAAAGTATTGTTTTGGCTGTACAGGTATGTGCAGGTCTGTTGAATAATACTTACACCACCAATACAAGCTAGTCCTGAGCCTATATTGATAACGGTGGGAATGATACAGAACTTTCCAGCCTGTAGTAGAAAATAGAAGAAAGTAACAATATGGGAATCAAAACATCAGGAAACAAAATAGATGCATTCATCCTGAAAAGCCATATAATAAGACATATTTCTCATACCTTTCCATGCACCATGATGTTGATGCGTATGCCATACACTTTGAATTGTGTTCGGTAGACTTCTCCAGACTCATTTTTGTAATACCGAGCATGTCTGTTATGAGAGTACCAAAAATGTGGAAGATTGAAGTATGACTTCAAATTAAGTATTATTTGTCaacttcttgtgtgtgtgttcatgtgtgtgtgcatgtgcgtgtgtgtgtgtgtgtgcgcgcaaatGTGTGTCACCTGAAGTTGAATCCTGTGGACTCTCTGGACCCATTAATGTCAATGCGAGTAAAGTTGTACCGGGGCTTGCATTCTGAGTGATCTCTGTCAAGGTCACACTTCCACTTAATCAGAATTCCAATTGAaccaccctggagagagagagatagtattgATAGCGAAATGCTCTATTTAcatgatttatgtattttgttgGTGGCTTACTCTTTGATGGTATGCACATCTTACAGAGTCTACATTTAACTGCTTAAAGTAATTGAAAAAAACATCCTCATCCTTATCAACGTCAtcatcaataacaacaacaaatacaCTTTTCAATTGTGAAAACTGACCCTCAAAACCATGTCCTGAAAGCTGTGTCCAGTCTGGTAAACAATGTCTCCCAGGCGAAATATGGGGCAGTAGGGTTCAAGGAGCTCATCATAGTGACATTTCTTCAGATGGTATTTGTCAGCTGTGTCCTGAACATTGGCCCTGTAAATTGGGTgaaacattttaaagataaatgtttttatatCAAATTGCAGAAAGTAAACACTCTGAAATACTTCATATTAACCGATTAAAAGACTCCAGCTCTAGTttatacatttaaacatttgaagAAAACTCTGGCAGAAATCCATCGGTCTGtctattttgtatgtgtttttaaCATAGATAACTTACTTTGAGAAACTGAATTTGGGAAATCGGATGAAATTCTTTATGAAGATGGTGAAGTTCTCAGCTTCTCTTAAAATAGACATACGTTTATGTCCATCCCTGAAGACATGAAGGGAAGGAAGATTACTACTGTGTACAcatgctcatgtgtgtgtgtgtgtgtgtgtgtgtgtgtgtgtgtgtgtgtgtgtgtgtgtgtgtgtgtgtgtgtgtgttgtgtgtgtggtgtgtgtgtgtgctgtccgtgtgtgtgcgccagtgtgtgtgtatgtgcctgtgtgtgtgtaggatacgGACCCTTGTTAAGGTAAGGGGTGGCGGTTGGGTGAGGGGTGGAAGAGGATACGAACCGGATTAGAGTAAGGCTAGGTGGTAGGGGGAAGGGTTAGATATCTCTAAATTGGATAGAacaagaaaaagaaaataaatcaactgtaattgtatatttaaaaataaaatgtatgtataaaatAACATATGGTCATGTGTGATTGGAGTCAGTTGTGCACGGCTATGTCGGGGATAGTGGAATATGTTGGGTCAGTTTCAACCTTGGAGCATTTTGGACATGGGGGTGTCTGTGGTCCATTTGGCCTCTTCCACAGCTTCCTTCAATAATGGAAGCTGTGGAAGCTGATGGATCTGTTYATGAACTTCTGACCAATGATTGACTGAATCCAGATATGTTGTGGGTGTAATGATTACTGATTTACCTTGGTAGTCTGTAGGCCATTGTTATTGCTATGTTTTGGATTGTCAGTAGCCAATTAATCTGCTGTGGTGAGGCTGTTATCCAGGCTGGTAGGGCATATTTAAAGAAAGATCGGATGTAGCTGATATAGACTTTAAACACTGTCTGAGGTGATTTTCTTCCGCACATGGTTTTTAAGTGGTTGAGTCTTTTTCGTCCCTCTCTCTTTATGTTTGTGATATGTGTTGTCCAGTGCATTTTCTTCTGAAAGGTGACGCCAAGGAATTTAGCCACTTTTTCTAAATGTATTAATTTGCCATAAAGCTTGAGTTCAATgggtttctttgttttttggaTGGTGCTTCTTGTAAAGAGGACACATGAAGTCTTTTGTGGGTTCAACTTTACGCACCACATGTTAGACCATGTCTCTAACTCTTGAATAGACTGCTCAAGTTTTTTGGCAGCAAGTTGAGGACATTTGGAGCTGGACCAGTAGCAGAGGTTGTCAGCAAACTGTGAAACTTGACCTATGGTGGATGGAGGTTAATAGATGTCTAATATATATAGCAGGAATGCCATAGGACTGCTCCCTTTGGGACACCTGCTTCAMGGGTAAATGGTGGGGATATTGCTGTGGAAGCCTTTACTTTATTTGTGCGGTTGTGGAGGAAGCTGGTGTTGATGTTTTTGATGGAAGGTGGTAGTTTAAGATTGGAGTCTGCAAGTCGATAGCACAACTCATTATGCCACATCTTGTCGAATGCCTTTTCTATATCTAAGAAGACGGCCAGGGTAAAAAATGTTTTCTTGAAATTTTGGAGAATTTCTTCTGAAAGTCTTATCTGTAGTTGATCTTGTTTTTTTGACGCCAGCCTGATGGACTCCAAGAAGGCCCATTTCCTCGGTGTGGCTGCTCAGTCTTTGGATGAGTACTCTCTCAAACAGCTTTCTAACATGGCTGAGGAGGCTGACTGGTCTGTAGCTTGTGATGTTGTATGGGTCTTTATCAGGTTTGTGAATCATTATAACAACTGCAGATTTCCAAGGCAGGAGGAAGTGGCCGTGGGTGAGACATGAGGTGAAGAGGTTGGAAAGGTGGTGTAGGTATTCATTGGGTGCTTGTTTATTGATGGTGCTGTCAATGTTTTCTACCCCAGATGTTtcgattattttttaaattcagatgGATCTTAGTTTCTTCGATAGTGACGGATCGGGGTggatttttctatttatttaaactttatttaactaggcaagtcagttaagaacacattcttatttacaatgacggcctaccaaaaggcctcctgcggggacgggggctgggattaataataaaaatataggacaaaatacacatcacgacgagagacaccacaacactacataaagagagacctaagacaacaacatagcatggcagaaacacatcacaacacagcatggtaacaacaccacatgacaacaacattgtagcaacacaacatggcagcagcacaatatggtagcagcacaaaacatggtacaaacattattgggcacagacaacagcacaaaYGCAAGAATGTAGAgataacaatacatcatacaaagcagccacaactgtcagtaagagtgtccatgattgagtctttgaatgacgagatggagataaaactYtccagtttgagtgtttttacaGCTCGtcccagtcgctagctgcagcgaactgaaaagaggagcgacccagggatgtgtgtgttttggggacatttaacagaatgtgactggcagaacgggtgttgtatgtggaggatgagggctgcagtatgtactgtatctcagataggggggagagaggcctaagagggttttataaataagcatcaaccagtggggcTTCAACGGGTAtccagagatgaccagtttacagaggagtatagagtgcagtgatgtgtcctataaggagcattggtggcaaatctgatggccgaaagGTAAAAAACATCTagtcgctcgagagcaccctttcctataaattacgtctccatatTCTAGCATggataggatggtcatctgaatcagggttagtttggcagctggggtgaaagaggaacgATTACGACAgaagaaaccaagtctagatttaactttagcctgcagatttgatatgtgctgagagaaggacagtggtgactacctcaagctctaaaccctcaggtagtaatcacaccagtgggagaggggcattcttcttaccaaaccacatgacctttgttctGGAGGTGTTAAGAACaatgttaagggcagagaaagcttggtggacactaagaaagctttgttgtagagcgtttaaggggccagctgagtataagactttatcatctgcatataaattaatgagagagcttcctactgcctgagctatgttgttgatgtaaattgagaaaagcatggggcctaggatcgagcctacTGGTCTACTGGTGTCGGGAGAGAGGTAAGTGTCAGGTGTGAGGTAAATATTGTTTTCTGTACTTCTCTATCAACAATGTTTTCCATTCTTGGTCAAAGTGAGGGTCATTGCGGCAAGAGTGGACATTGTGTAGGTGTTTTCTGAATACTATTGCTTTTGCTTTGTTATCTTCTATTTGGTCTTGGGACTTCAACACAGGTATGATATTGTTAGTTTTGTCTACGTTAATACTRTTGGATTTTGCTGCTTCTGCAAGGCCTTAACCACATGCTTCAATCTGCGGTGAACCAATGGGAATATTTGCATTCTCTCGAGGGGGGGTGACAATCAGACTCGAGTTGCTTTTCCCTTTGTTACACTCCAGTGATTATCGGCAATGCTCCTATGAAGCCCTCGGTGACACTCCAAAACAAAACTTAAGGGAAattacacaaaatacacacatgaAAAAGACTGAGAGCAAGCCATTTCCTGGTAGAATGCAAAACATTTTCATTAGATTTTGTCATATCATGACACACTTACTGTGATTGGTGGTAACTCTCAATGGGGCACCAGCTATATATCTCACACGTACCACTGGATTTCCCGTTGTCTCTCAAGCAGCGGCCTGTCCTAAATCCTAcagaaaattatattttatgtttgTGAAGAGTAAAGGAGATAGTATATATAATTTCTTGTTTCAATTTGTTTCAATTCAATTTGAGTCTTCAAAAATTGCTACCATGGCCAGCTTTCACTGACTCTCCCTTTGCACAGTCTTTATCTCCCTTACAGTGGCCATCCGGCACATCAGGGCTCTGTGAAACAATACCAAACCAAATGGTATGGTTTAACAAATACAGaccaaatacagtatatattggaCTTTTAAAGGGTGATTAAAGGTGACAACAKAAAGCAATGAAAGGGAATTCCCTTACCTCAGCACAGTTGCCCAACTTCTGGTTAGGTGTCTCTATAAAATTGGTAACAATGAAAAAAACTGCTTCACCCTATAGGAAAAAATTAAAGAGTGTTAAACAAGCCTGGTATCAACTGATAAGTGTCAGTGTGGCACGCATTTGCAGAAGAATATAGATCACGAGACACGACACATAAGTCAATACATTATATTCAAAGCGAAAAGATATGCATCAATGTATTGATGCATTAATCAATGCATTGCATTCAAGGCAAGAAAAGTTAGTGATAACGCTGCAATGGTTATATTGGTGAAatactctgcctgcctgcctgtctgtctgtccgagtCTTTCATCAATATACCCATTGCAGCTTTATCACCAACTTTTTTgccttgaatgcaatgtattgacttaTCTGTGTGAAAATCTACTTAACGCACATACACCTacacctctctctactctctcccacctccacagacagGATATTGAAGCATAGATATGCATCTGGGTATAAgtgaatacattgcattcaaggcAAAACAAATAATTGGGGATTCACATAATTGGATAATTGGGGGAAAACTCAAACTCTGTGAGTGGAtaagtctgtatgtctgtcttttACCCCCATTGCAGCTTTATCACCAACTTTATTGCTTTGAATGCAGTGTATTTATGTATGCATCAATATCCTATCTGGAGAGGTGggaaagaggagagtgaggagggagagggagatagatgagaagagggggagtgagggaaataaggacagagagagaatggatacgggagcaggcagagagagagaagtaggtgactgcaggagaggggagagagagggagatggtgaaggagggagggaggaggagagagaagaagggagagggtggagggggtgaaggagagagaagagaagagaaggaggggggataaagaggaggtagagagagacagaggcaggcaaAGAGTGGGATACAGAaggaaggtgggagagagagagagaagagagagatggagattagagaatagagagagagggaaacatgcCTGTCTGTGAgtttatatgtctgtctgtctgtgttcctgtctgagtattttttatcaattttaccCATTGCAGCTTTACCAACTTTTTTTCCTTGAATGCAATGTTTTGACTTACAGTATCTTTGTTCATCAATCTACttgaaacatatacagtatattcatcaaTMAATATATTTTGGCAAAATTATACCAGACTGACGCTTATCAAAAATATAATGCTGGGTGGAAGGATCTGCATGATAGCTAAAAATCTTAAGCTTCATAACTTCGtttcaagaagatctaaatgcatattctcATGAAATTAATTGAGATAAAATATTGGCATGCAGATGCTGTATAGACGTTTCACCATTCATGATTAACAGTGAGAAAAATGGAGGGTGACCACAAAAATGTGTGCATAAAGGTAAACAAACACATTCAACAGATGTGATACKGAGTTTTTTCTCTGACGATGAGGCTTCCGGGGGGAGTGACGGGGGTGGAACGGGGCGGTTACCATTGGAAACGCAGCCTCAGCTTTTATTCTATtttagcaataaggcccaaggaggtgagatatatggccaatataccatgacgaagggctgttcttaagcacactgcaacgcagagtgcctgaatGCAGCCATTAGCAGTGATATGTTGGCtacataccacaaacccccgaagtGCGTTATTGCTATTATAATGGCCATAAACTAAACccccccccgaggtgccttattgctattataaactggttaccaatgtatttagaacagtaaaaataaatattttgtcatacccgtagtatacggtctgatatacagtaccaagGCTTTCAGCCAAGctgcattcagggctcaaaccacccagtttataattatatTTATTCTAGCAGTCAAGCACAGTGGATGAGATAGAAATAAGACCAAACATTAACATCAAAGGACTTAAATGGGATTGTAGTTAGTCTGACCTGGGGTGGAATGACATAGTCCACAGGCTCCCACACCATCTGTCCGGACTCTGCGGTGTTGGTGARR
This genomic interval from Salvelinus sp. IW2-2015 linkage group LG22, ASM291031v2, whole genome shotgun sequence contains the following:
- the LOC111949945 gene encoding P2X purinoceptor 5 is translated as MASNSCKSKIISNVLSCLNYKTGKFIIAESKRVGTLYRVIQLSIIGYLVGYVFLSKKSYQAKEESIQSAVITKLKGVAXTNTAESGQMVWEPVDYVIPPQGEAVFFIVTNFIETPNQKLGNCAESPDVPDGHCKGDKDCAKGESVKAGHGFRTGRCLRDNGKSSGTCEIYSWCPIESYHQSQDGHKRMSILREAENFTIFIKNFIRFPKFSFSKANVQDTADKYHLKKCHYDELLEPYCPIFRLGDIVYQTGHSFQDMVLRGGSIGILIKWKCDLDRDHSECKPRYNFTRIDINGSRESTGFNFRHARYYKNESGEVYRTQFKVYGIRINIMVHGKAGKFCIIPTVINIGSGLACIGGGTWLCDWILLYLMKKREFYKDWKFENVKKKDRNLSDITEHYNGSKEDTKQTPEEQLVTDVSTVL